One genomic window of Dermacentor andersoni chromosome 8, qqDerAnde1_hic_scaffold, whole genome shotgun sequence includes the following:
- the Polr1E gene encoding DNA-directed RNA polymerase I subunit RPA49, whose product MAPKKWRLRAAQGPTCVPVVSFSHGSLNASTRLPTTVYEQKVTTAGRTKTRRILASEADGLEYVGENYGEHGLRANAHCNHFVAVENVSTGAVSLYPADLISMRPYFARSAPSDSTSKAPDTKTFREKVDALATAFGSKRKRKAVETRLRLNVEEDTLHETTASTLAAVKDSLTALENDATGGGKSSTSVAESIPPQNREATIPQDVYRIEDVIPPEHNDYLDEVAEPLLNATPDQIAQWRSDATYPEYVVNRVERLSKDPENRAIEARLLAFYCMLVSISRLRYTDVKKKDPLPDIAQPLKGILLDTFTLTARSERGVTSRSFPQRMKDKVLAYILVVVLVLEDYKFDFKTVQLDTKASDRTLTTLAYALGCHVGTKKTPGTRVGSKFLELKLPLVDPSQHQKAKRGRM is encoded by the coding sequence ATGGCACCTAAGAAGTGGCGCTTGAGAGCGGCACAGGGACCAACATGTGTGCCGGTCGTCTCCTTCTCGCACGGCTCGCTAAATGCCTCGACGCGGCTGCCCACCACCGTCTACGAGCAAAAGGTGACCACCGCCGGCCGCACCAAGACCCGGCGCATCCTCGCCTCCGAAGCCGACGGGTTGGAGTATGTCGGCGAGAACTACGGCGAACACGGACTCCGCGCCAATGCGCACTGCAACCACTTCGTGGCCGTCGAGAACGTCAGCACGGGAGCCGTCTCGCTTTACCCGGCCGACCTGATCAGCATGCGGCCTTACTTCGCCAGATCGGCGCCCAGCGACAGCACCTCGAAAGCGCCGGACACCAAGACGTTTCGCGAGAAGGTCGACGCCCTCGCGACAGCCTTCGGTAGCAAACGCAAGAGAAAGGCGGTCGAGACCCGCCTCCGACTCAACGTCGAAGAAGACACGCTTCACGAGACCACAGCCAGCACTCTAGCAGCCGTCAAGGACAGCCTGACGGCGCTCGAAAACGACGCGACAGGCGGAGGCAAGTCTTCGACGTCGGTCGCCGAGTCGATACCGCCGCAGAACCGCGAAGCGACCATCCCCCAGGACGTGTACCGGATCGAAGACGTCATCCCGCCAGAGCACAACGACTACCTCGACGAAGTGGCCGAGCCTCTGCTGAACGCGACGCCAGACCAGATCGCCCAGTGGAGATCGGATGCCACGTACCCCGAGTACGTCGTCAACCGCGTCGAACGCCTCTCCAAGGACCCCGAGAACAGGGCCATCGAGGCGAGGCTGCTAGCCTTCTACTGCATGCTCGTCTCGATCTCCCGCTTGAGGTACACCGACGTCAAAAAGAAGGACCCGCTGCCCGACATAGCGCAGCCGCTCAAAGGGATCCTTCTGGACACGTTCACGCTGACCGCGCGCAGCGAGCGCGGCGTGACGTCACGTAGCTTTCCGCAGCGGATGAAGGACAAGGTGCTCGCTTACATCCTGGTGGTCGTGCTCGTGCTGGAGGACTACAAGTTCGACTTCAAGACGGTCCAGCTCGACACCAAGGCGTCGGACAGGACTCTGACGACGCTGGCGTACGCGCTCGGCTGTCACGTGGGCACGAaaaagacgccgggaacgcgcgTGGGAAGCAAGTTCCTCGAACTCAAGCTGCCCCTCGTAGACCCCAGTCAGCATCAGAAAGCCAAGAGGGGCAGGATGTGA